The Xiphophorus maculatus strain JP 163 A chromosome 21, X_maculatus-5.0-male, whole genome shotgun sequence genome window below encodes:
- the LOC102216587 gene encoding zinc finger homeobox protein 4 isoform X2, which produces MQEEPGETVCSERNGVAKWLCPLCQQGQPDRFSLSLHLTEQHSVLPSCVDRLLDIAVLRQAASGAEECKGVQETTDAEFSQLMSTEETHSDPCQSTECSEASQTLADKEMEEESIMEREGGDAEAVLEEEGNLLPEAKLQNATENSEIPGMSDKSVGKNSVPAEKSTRSFKCNACLESFSNRTSLSVHYTSASHVQRMTSGAAKQGAEGSAQPPSVAGLSRPYISNKPYQCAVCRVSYNHAITLESHMKSVLHQTRSRSAGMVSNGAVPAASSRSSNTSALNPVVTTSESRGSSLGTTSNCAAPATVMVSGVKDGEQIAGSQVAPSLLTSPVASAQAVSAFLTLLTSTPSTLSHSILPSLFAAGAAPGTAAPQLVPQPHMVMPLILNGLQAQTQQHQDNQQGQLLTQCVPFVGLNPAQQALLTQRLNSLQNQWPSSVVSAHMQPPQEEQGQERQSSDEKSSNQIKNGDNGTSENSKGERPEGETVDESAQCADGEDKGKVDGNEDKVKEHQDSTTDGDGSTDQLNSKGDKENCLNHSRAGTGKSLRNNNLSPSVSVASLSPVNLDLTLSPDSTPQKSQSGTTPCDSPKSSPNTNALTTSQTNLRCNAVEANHLDLPVLSEFQSEVLWAFFESRSEADAASPPHEDCEALGREVGLSEEEVRRWLSHARQTKQRRRAELKHMDGFAKHSQGSDNDYDDEENSLIIAEGDDDPEASSSQVMDLSGTREKCKRRDAGRERRGDSALTSDSETEMYTSVIVSDEESQNELLREGPESPAKDEAQREMHSDKGTAGGKVLRSTTVFLSDAEDEYEDDEGGGAQRAKKKKRKGDFERDEVESKKERQDPDVDLELEAQGDPPNAQSTAMDHTEISPGALHSVPLSISPFSTQFLSPYVLSLAPSMASNGSKLSVFPNSPTISRFPGSLLSQTLSSHNQTSLYLSNGDDSESALDLSIGKNNSKYASSSSSVDKISVQKGQLLDGLGLRPTSKGMVVVQVKPEPGTAVPSSNSPINLVNCSHMTKSNIYMRADNRTNATFVKVERDREKETELQERKSKGKRYRDMRRSRTIIQAEQLDILYGCYFKDPNPGKHEFEQIAEWVHLPKKVVQIWFQNMRARERKGEVRFISDGTLAAVGKPLIKFTWPLSKPIFSNKTATHNTGGIPATPIVRTLIKTDKEPEKEPAKAALVKKVIPVPIKPKEVANPTAGSPVSSSVTAVPKTKLEASSNVSMLKVASKVPTPVLFPPPKEPVPIAPRPIQKQEEESEEEKTDEEKEDDSEMLIRPGMANRMVPKLATTPINNRPPVSTLVPPKQNGLNYWTPKGPIKINTLSREQLALPTHTPPRTIPPPPTPSIAPVSPNTPGSAKAGSPSTPIIVKSSPTESSFLSHSASRRPRTHLSCLQLSILQSCYETCAHPNAMECEAIGTELNLPLKVVQIWFQNTRAKEKRWRLQQEKMYPLSDGKVDTSSGSYLHYSALKANRPILPKPVQLTITEPAASPVPGQPAPKETLTGHCDACNVSFESRAAARAHVFSPHHLATLRTTNFGQPTALVSKNTSQGPLSTAVTSPGAGSEGEIVIELPPSTATSNS; this is translated from the exons aTGCTGAATTTTCACAACTGATGTCCACTGAAGAGACCCATTCAGACCCCTGCCAATCTACAGAGTGTTCAGAAGCTAGCCAGACCCTTGCTGACAAAGAGATGGAGGAGGAAAGCATAATGGAACGGGAGGGAGGTGACGCTGAAGCGGTTTTAGAAGAAGAGGGAAACTTGCTCCCAGAAGCCAAACTgcaaaatgcaacagaaaactcagaaataccAGGCATGAGTGACAAATCAGTTGGTAAAAACAGCGTTCCAGCTGAAAAAAGCACCCGGTCATTCAAATGCAATGCCTGCTTGGAAAGTTTCTCCAACAGGACTTCCTTGAGTGTTCATTATACCTCTGCATCCCATGTTCAGAGGATGACCTCAGGGGCTGCAAAGCAAGGTGCAGAAGGCTCTGCCCAGCCTCCCTCAGTTGCGGGTCTATCTCGTCCGTACATATCGAACAAGCCCTACCAGTGTGCTGTGTGTCGAGTCTCCTACAATCACGCCATCACCCTTGAGAGCCATATGAAATCTGTTTTGCATCAGACCCGCAGCAGAAGTGCTGGCATGGTTTCAAACGGTGCAGTACCTGCTGCCAGTTCGAGAAGTAGCAACACCAGCGCTCTGAACCCAGTAGTGACGACCTCTGAAAGCAGAGGCAGCTCCTTGGGTACCACCAGCAACTGTGCTGCTCCTGCGACAGTGATGGTGAGTGGCGTGAAGGATGGAGAACAGATTGCAGGTTCACAAGTGGCTCCCTCCCTCCTCACTTCCCCGGTGGCCTCAGCTCAGGCAGTCTCTGCCTTTCTCACCCTCCTCACGTCAACTCCCAGCACCCTGTCGCATTCCATCCTCCCGTCGCTGTTCGCAGCGGGCGCTGCTCCCGGTACCGCTGCGCCTCAGCTCGTGCCTCAGCCTCACATGGTCATGCCCCTGATCTTAAATGGGCTCCAAGCCCAAACTCAGCAGCATCAAGACAACCAGCAAGGACAGCTCCTTACGCAGTGCGTGCCATTCGTAGGCCTCAACCCAGCCCAGCAAGCCCTACTAACCCAAAGACTTAACAGCTTACAGAACCAGTGGCCCTCATCGGTTGTTTCAGCTCACATGCAGCCCCCTCAGGAAGAGCAAGGGCAAGAGAGGCAGAGCAGCGACGAAAAGTCCTCGAATCAGATCAAGAATGGGGACAACGGGACTTCGGAGAACAGCAAGGGAGAAAGACCTGAAGGAGAAACTGTTGATGAATCTGCACAGTGTGCAGACGGAGAAGACAAAGGGAAGGTTGACGGCAATGAGGACAAGGTGAAAGAACATCAAGATAGCACAACAGATGGAGATGGCTCTACAGATCAGTTGAATTCGAAAGGTGATAAAGAAAATTGCCTGAATCACTCCCGGGCAGGCACAGGCAAGAGCCTCCGCAATAACAACCTCTCGCCTTCAGTTTCTGTGGCCAGCCTCAGTCCAGTGAACTTAGACCTTACACTCAGCCCCGATTCCACCCCTCAGAAATCTCAATCTGGCACCACCCCTTGTGATTCACCAAAATCCAGCCCGAATACCAATGCCTTAACCACCAGCCAAACTAATCTTCGTTGTAACGCCGTAGAGGCCAATCATTTAGACCTTCCTGTACTGTCAGAGTTCCAGTCCGAGGTTCTGTGGGCATTCTTTGAGTCCCGTAGTGAGGCGGATGCTGCAAGTCCTCCTCATGAGGACTGTGAAGCACTAGGTAGAGAGGTGGGGCTTTCAGAAGAGGAAGTGAGGAGGTGGTTGAGCCACGCCCGGCAGACAAAGCAGAGACGGAGAGCAGAGCTAAAACACATGGATGGATTTGCAAAACACAGTCAAGGATCTGATAACGACTATGACGACGAGGAAAACTCTCTCATTATTGCAGAAGGTGACGACGATCCTGAAGCTTCAAGTAGTCAGGTCATGGATTTGTCTGGCACAAGAGAGAAATGCAAGAGGAGGGACGCAGGAAGGGAGAGACGTGGAGACTCCGCTCTAACGTCCGACTCAGAAACCGAAATGTACACTTCTGTCATCGTTTCTGATGAGGAAAGCCAAAACGAATTGCTCAGAGAAGGTCCTGAAAGTCCTGCTAAGGACGAAGCACAGCGGGAGATGCACAGCGACAAGGGCACAGCTGGAGGAAAGGTGCTGCGCTCCACAACTGTGTTCCTCTCTGATGCAGAGGACGAGTACGAAGATGACGAGGGTGGAGGAGCTCAGAGGGCTAAGAAGAAAAAGCGTAAAGGCGATTTTGAGCGAGATGAGGTGGAGTCAAAGAAGGAAAGACAAGACCCGGATGTGGATCTGGAGTTGGAGGCTCAAGGGGATCCTCCGAATGCACAATCCACAGCGATGGACCATACTGAGATTTCCCCCGGTGCTCTACACTCTGTCCCTTTGTCAATTTCCCCATTTTCTACACAGTTCCTCAGCCCTTATGTTCTCTCCCTTGCTCCCTCAATGGCAAGCAATGGAAGCAAATTATCGGTATTTCCAAACTCCCCAACAATCTCTCGCTTTCCTGGCTCTTTACTCTCGCAGACTCTCTCCTCCCACAACCAAACCTCTCTCTACCTGTCCAACGGAGATGATTCCGAATCTGCGCTGGATCTCAGCATAGGGAAAAACAACTCCAAGTATGCTTCGTCCTCCTCATCTGTCGACAAAATATCTGTACAGAAGGGACAGCTGTTGGACGGACTTGGCCTCCGCCCCACATCCAAAGGCATGGTGGTTGTCCAGGTTAAACCAGAACCCGGGACTGCTGTGCCTTCATCCAATAGCCCAATAAATCTGGTCAACTGCAGCCACATGACAAAGTCGAACATTTATATGAGGGCAGATAACAGGACAAATGCCACTTTTGTGAAAGTGGAGAGAGACCGGGAGAAAGAGACTGAGCTGCAAGAGAGGAAGTCCAAAGGAAAAAGGTACCGGGACATGCGCCGCTCAAGGACCATCATTCAAGCTGAACAGCTTGACATTCTGTATGGCTGCTATTTCAAAGACCCTAATCCCGGGAAGCACGAGTTTGAACAGATCGCCGAGTGGGTTCATCTTCCAAAAAAGGTCGTTCAGATCTGGTTCCAGAACATGAGGGCAAGGGAAAGGAAAGGCGAGGTCCGGTTCATCAGCGACGGCACTTTGGCTGCTGTTGGAAAACCTCTCATCAAATTCACATGGCCTCTTTCTAAACCCATATTCTCTAACAAGACTGCTACACATAACACCGGGGGCATCCCAGCTACTCCAATTGTTCGGACACTTATAAAGACGGACAAAGAGCCGGAAAAAGAGCCGGCAAAAGCGGCCTTAGTGAAGAAAGTGATCCCAGTTCCCATCAAGCCCAAGGAGGTAGCTAACCCCACCGCAGGGTCTCCTGTGAGCAGCAGCGTTACTGCAGTGCCAAAGACCAAGCTTGAAGCCAGCAGCAATGTCAGTATGTTGAAAGTTGCATCCAAAGTCCCTACACCTGTCCTCTTTCCCCCACCCAAGGAACCAGTTCCAATTGCCCCACGGCCCATCCAGAAACAAGAAGAGGagagtgaagaagaaaaaaccgACGAGGAAAAAGAGGATGACAGTGAAATGTTGATCAGACCGGGCATGGCTAACCGCATGGTACCGAAGCTGGCCACAACTCCCATTAACAACAGGCCTCCAGTCTCCACTCTAGTGCCACCAAAACAAAACGGTCTCAACTACTGGACCCCCAAAGGCCCCATAAAGATCAACACTCTGTCAAGAGAACAACTGGCGCTTCCAACACACACGCCGCCTCGTACCATCCCCCCTCCTCCCACTCCTAGCATCGCACCGGTCAGCCCAAACACACCCGGTTCCGCCAAAGCGGGGAGCCCGTCCACACCGATCATCGTGAAATCCAGTCCGACGGAAAGCAGCTTTCTGTCCCACTCCGCCAGCCGCAGGCCACGCACCCACCTGTCCTGCCTTCAGCTGTCCATCTTGCAGTCATGCTATGAAACCTGTGCCCACCCCAATGCTATGGAGTGCGAAGCGATCGGCACAGAGCTCAACTTGCCTCTCAAGGTGGTGCAGATCTGGTTCCAGAATACCAGAGCCAAGGAGAAGCGCTGGaggctgcagcaggaaaaaatG TACCCCCTGTCAGATGGGAAAGTGGACACCAGCTCGGGAAGCTACCTTCACTACAGCGCCCTGAAAGCCAATCGGCCCATCCTTCCCAAGCCCGTTCAGCTAACGATCACCGAACCCGCTGCCTCTCCAGTGCCGGGCCAGCCCGCTCCAAAGGAAACCCTGACGGGCCACTGTGACGCCTGCAACGTCTCCTTCGAGTCGCGGGCTGCCGCCAGGGCCCACGTCTTCTCCCCACATCACCTGGCCACTTTGAGAACCACTAACTTTGGCCAACCCACGGCCCTGGTCAGTAAGAACACCTCGCAGGGTCCTCTCTCCACCGCTGTGACCAGCCCAGGAGCTGGCTCCGAAGGGGAGATCGTCATCGAGTTGCCACCCTCGACGGCCACCAGCAACAGTTAA
- the LOC102216587 gene encoding zinc finger homeobox protein 4 isoform X1 — MQEEPGETVCSERNGVAKWLCPLCQQGQPDRFSLSLHLTEQHSVLPSCVDRLLDIVSLAVLRQAASGAEECKGVQETTDAEFSQLMSTEETHSDPCQSTECSEASQTLADKEMEEESIMEREGGDAEAVLEEEGNLLPEAKLQNATENSEIPGMSDKSVGKNSVPAEKSTRSFKCNACLESFSNRTSLSVHYTSASHVQRMTSGAAKQGAEGSAQPPSVAGLSRPYISNKPYQCAVCRVSYNHAITLESHMKSVLHQTRSRSAGMVSNGAVPAASSRSSNTSALNPVVTTSESRGSSLGTTSNCAAPATVMVSGVKDGEQIAGSQVAPSLLTSPVASAQAVSAFLTLLTSTPSTLSHSILPSLFAAGAAPGTAAPQLVPQPHMVMPLILNGLQAQTQQHQDNQQGQLLTQCVPFVGLNPAQQALLTQRLNSLQNQWPSSVVSAHMQPPQEEQGQERQSSDEKSSNQIKNGDNGTSENSKGERPEGETVDESAQCADGEDKGKVDGNEDKVKEHQDSTTDGDGSTDQLNSKGDKENCLNHSRAGTGKSLRNNNLSPSVSVASLSPVNLDLTLSPDSTPQKSQSGTTPCDSPKSSPNTNALTTSQTNLRCNAVEANHLDLPVLSEFQSEVLWAFFESRSEADAASPPHEDCEALGREVGLSEEEVRRWLSHARQTKQRRRAELKHMDGFAKHSQGSDNDYDDEENSLIIAEGDDDPEASSSQVMDLSGTREKCKRRDAGRERRGDSALTSDSETEMYTSVIVSDEESQNELLREGPESPAKDEAQREMHSDKGTAGGKVLRSTTVFLSDAEDEYEDDEGGGAQRAKKKKRKGDFERDEVESKKERQDPDVDLELEAQGDPPNAQSTAMDHTEISPGALHSVPLSISPFSTQFLSPYVLSLAPSMASNGSKLSVFPNSPTISRFPGSLLSQTLSSHNQTSLYLSNGDDSESALDLSIGKNNSKYASSSSSVDKISVQKGQLLDGLGLRPTSKGMVVVQVKPEPGTAVPSSNSPINLVNCSHMTKSNIYMRADNRTNATFVKVERDREKETELQERKSKGKRYRDMRRSRTIIQAEQLDILYGCYFKDPNPGKHEFEQIAEWVHLPKKVVQIWFQNMRARERKGEVRFISDGTLAAVGKPLIKFTWPLSKPIFSNKTATHNTGGIPATPIVRTLIKTDKEPEKEPAKAALVKKVIPVPIKPKEVANPTAGSPVSSSVTAVPKTKLEASSNVSMLKVASKVPTPVLFPPPKEPVPIAPRPIQKQEEESEEEKTDEEKEDDSEMLIRPGMANRMVPKLATTPINNRPPVSTLVPPKQNGLNYWTPKGPIKINTLSREQLALPTHTPPRTIPPPPTPSIAPVSPNTPGSAKAGSPSTPIIVKSSPTESSFLSHSASRRPRTHLSCLQLSILQSCYETCAHPNAMECEAIGTELNLPLKVVQIWFQNTRAKEKRWRLQQEKMYPLSDGKVDTSSGSYLHYSALKANRPILPKPVQLTITEPAASPVPGQPAPKETLTGHCDACNVSFESRAAARAHVFSPHHLATLRTTNFGQPTALVSKNTSQGPLSTAVTSPGAGSEGEIVIELPPSTATSNS, encoded by the exons aTGCTGAATTTTCACAACTGATGTCCACTGAAGAGACCCATTCAGACCCCTGCCAATCTACAGAGTGTTCAGAAGCTAGCCAGACCCTTGCTGACAAAGAGATGGAGGAGGAAAGCATAATGGAACGGGAGGGAGGTGACGCTGAAGCGGTTTTAGAAGAAGAGGGAAACTTGCTCCCAGAAGCCAAACTgcaaaatgcaacagaaaactcagaaataccAGGCATGAGTGACAAATCAGTTGGTAAAAACAGCGTTCCAGCTGAAAAAAGCACCCGGTCATTCAAATGCAATGCCTGCTTGGAAAGTTTCTCCAACAGGACTTCCTTGAGTGTTCATTATACCTCTGCATCCCATGTTCAGAGGATGACCTCAGGGGCTGCAAAGCAAGGTGCAGAAGGCTCTGCCCAGCCTCCCTCAGTTGCGGGTCTATCTCGTCCGTACATATCGAACAAGCCCTACCAGTGTGCTGTGTGTCGAGTCTCCTACAATCACGCCATCACCCTTGAGAGCCATATGAAATCTGTTTTGCATCAGACCCGCAGCAGAAGTGCTGGCATGGTTTCAAACGGTGCAGTACCTGCTGCCAGTTCGAGAAGTAGCAACACCAGCGCTCTGAACCCAGTAGTGACGACCTCTGAAAGCAGAGGCAGCTCCTTGGGTACCACCAGCAACTGTGCTGCTCCTGCGACAGTGATGGTGAGTGGCGTGAAGGATGGAGAACAGATTGCAGGTTCACAAGTGGCTCCCTCCCTCCTCACTTCCCCGGTGGCCTCAGCTCAGGCAGTCTCTGCCTTTCTCACCCTCCTCACGTCAACTCCCAGCACCCTGTCGCATTCCATCCTCCCGTCGCTGTTCGCAGCGGGCGCTGCTCCCGGTACCGCTGCGCCTCAGCTCGTGCCTCAGCCTCACATGGTCATGCCCCTGATCTTAAATGGGCTCCAAGCCCAAACTCAGCAGCATCAAGACAACCAGCAAGGACAGCTCCTTACGCAGTGCGTGCCATTCGTAGGCCTCAACCCAGCCCAGCAAGCCCTACTAACCCAAAGACTTAACAGCTTACAGAACCAGTGGCCCTCATCGGTTGTTTCAGCTCACATGCAGCCCCCTCAGGAAGAGCAAGGGCAAGAGAGGCAGAGCAGCGACGAAAAGTCCTCGAATCAGATCAAGAATGGGGACAACGGGACTTCGGAGAACAGCAAGGGAGAAAGACCTGAAGGAGAAACTGTTGATGAATCTGCACAGTGTGCAGACGGAGAAGACAAAGGGAAGGTTGACGGCAATGAGGACAAGGTGAAAGAACATCAAGATAGCACAACAGATGGAGATGGCTCTACAGATCAGTTGAATTCGAAAGGTGATAAAGAAAATTGCCTGAATCACTCCCGGGCAGGCACAGGCAAGAGCCTCCGCAATAACAACCTCTCGCCTTCAGTTTCTGTGGCCAGCCTCAGTCCAGTGAACTTAGACCTTACACTCAGCCCCGATTCCACCCCTCAGAAATCTCAATCTGGCACCACCCCTTGTGATTCACCAAAATCCAGCCCGAATACCAATGCCTTAACCACCAGCCAAACTAATCTTCGTTGTAACGCCGTAGAGGCCAATCATTTAGACCTTCCTGTACTGTCAGAGTTCCAGTCCGAGGTTCTGTGGGCATTCTTTGAGTCCCGTAGTGAGGCGGATGCTGCAAGTCCTCCTCATGAGGACTGTGAAGCACTAGGTAGAGAGGTGGGGCTTTCAGAAGAGGAAGTGAGGAGGTGGTTGAGCCACGCCCGGCAGACAAAGCAGAGACGGAGAGCAGAGCTAAAACACATGGATGGATTTGCAAAACACAGTCAAGGATCTGATAACGACTATGACGACGAGGAAAACTCTCTCATTATTGCAGAAGGTGACGACGATCCTGAAGCTTCAAGTAGTCAGGTCATGGATTTGTCTGGCACAAGAGAGAAATGCAAGAGGAGGGACGCAGGAAGGGAGAGACGTGGAGACTCCGCTCTAACGTCCGACTCAGAAACCGAAATGTACACTTCTGTCATCGTTTCTGATGAGGAAAGCCAAAACGAATTGCTCAGAGAAGGTCCTGAAAGTCCTGCTAAGGACGAAGCACAGCGGGAGATGCACAGCGACAAGGGCACAGCTGGAGGAAAGGTGCTGCGCTCCACAACTGTGTTCCTCTCTGATGCAGAGGACGAGTACGAAGATGACGAGGGTGGAGGAGCTCAGAGGGCTAAGAAGAAAAAGCGTAAAGGCGATTTTGAGCGAGATGAGGTGGAGTCAAAGAAGGAAAGACAAGACCCGGATGTGGATCTGGAGTTGGAGGCTCAAGGGGATCCTCCGAATGCACAATCCACAGCGATGGACCATACTGAGATTTCCCCCGGTGCTCTACACTCTGTCCCTTTGTCAATTTCCCCATTTTCTACACAGTTCCTCAGCCCTTATGTTCTCTCCCTTGCTCCCTCAATGGCAAGCAATGGAAGCAAATTATCGGTATTTCCAAACTCCCCAACAATCTCTCGCTTTCCTGGCTCTTTACTCTCGCAGACTCTCTCCTCCCACAACCAAACCTCTCTCTACCTGTCCAACGGAGATGATTCCGAATCTGCGCTGGATCTCAGCATAGGGAAAAACAACTCCAAGTATGCTTCGTCCTCCTCATCTGTCGACAAAATATCTGTACAGAAGGGACAGCTGTTGGACGGACTTGGCCTCCGCCCCACATCCAAAGGCATGGTGGTTGTCCAGGTTAAACCAGAACCCGGGACTGCTGTGCCTTCATCCAATAGCCCAATAAATCTGGTCAACTGCAGCCACATGACAAAGTCGAACATTTATATGAGGGCAGATAACAGGACAAATGCCACTTTTGTGAAAGTGGAGAGAGACCGGGAGAAAGAGACTGAGCTGCAAGAGAGGAAGTCCAAAGGAAAAAGGTACCGGGACATGCGCCGCTCAAGGACCATCATTCAAGCTGAACAGCTTGACATTCTGTATGGCTGCTATTTCAAAGACCCTAATCCCGGGAAGCACGAGTTTGAACAGATCGCCGAGTGGGTTCATCTTCCAAAAAAGGTCGTTCAGATCTGGTTCCAGAACATGAGGGCAAGGGAAAGGAAAGGCGAGGTCCGGTTCATCAGCGACGGCACTTTGGCTGCTGTTGGAAAACCTCTCATCAAATTCACATGGCCTCTTTCTAAACCCATATTCTCTAACAAGACTGCTACACATAACACCGGGGGCATCCCAGCTACTCCAATTGTTCGGACACTTATAAAGACGGACAAAGAGCCGGAAAAAGAGCCGGCAAAAGCGGCCTTAGTGAAGAAAGTGATCCCAGTTCCCATCAAGCCCAAGGAGGTAGCTAACCCCACCGCAGGGTCTCCTGTGAGCAGCAGCGTTACTGCAGTGCCAAAGACCAAGCTTGAAGCCAGCAGCAATGTCAGTATGTTGAAAGTTGCATCCAAAGTCCCTACACCTGTCCTCTTTCCCCCACCCAAGGAACCAGTTCCAATTGCCCCACGGCCCATCCAGAAACAAGAAGAGGagagtgaagaagaaaaaaccgACGAGGAAAAAGAGGATGACAGTGAAATGTTGATCAGACCGGGCATGGCTAACCGCATGGTACCGAAGCTGGCCACAACTCCCATTAACAACAGGCCTCCAGTCTCCACTCTAGTGCCACCAAAACAAAACGGTCTCAACTACTGGACCCCCAAAGGCCCCATAAAGATCAACACTCTGTCAAGAGAACAACTGGCGCTTCCAACACACACGCCGCCTCGTACCATCCCCCCTCCTCCCACTCCTAGCATCGCACCGGTCAGCCCAAACACACCCGGTTCCGCCAAAGCGGGGAGCCCGTCCACACCGATCATCGTGAAATCCAGTCCGACGGAAAGCAGCTTTCTGTCCCACTCCGCCAGCCGCAGGCCACGCACCCACCTGTCCTGCCTTCAGCTGTCCATCTTGCAGTCATGCTATGAAACCTGTGCCCACCCCAATGCTATGGAGTGCGAAGCGATCGGCACAGAGCTCAACTTGCCTCTCAAGGTGGTGCAGATCTGGTTCCAGAATACCAGAGCCAAGGAGAAGCGCTGGaggctgcagcaggaaaaaatG TACCCCCTGTCAGATGGGAAAGTGGACACCAGCTCGGGAAGCTACCTTCACTACAGCGCCCTGAAAGCCAATCGGCCCATCCTTCCCAAGCCCGTTCAGCTAACGATCACCGAACCCGCTGCCTCTCCAGTGCCGGGCCAGCCCGCTCCAAAGGAAACCCTGACGGGCCACTGTGACGCCTGCAACGTCTCCTTCGAGTCGCGGGCTGCCGCCAGGGCCCACGTCTTCTCCCCACATCACCTGGCCACTTTGAGAACCACTAACTTTGGCCAACCCACGGCCCTGGTCAGTAAGAACACCTCGCAGGGTCCTCTCTCCACCGCTGTGACCAGCCCAGGAGCTGGCTCCGAAGGGGAGATCGTCATCGAGTTGCCACCCTCGACGGCCACCAGCAACAGTTAA